One Carettochelys insculpta isolate YL-2023 chromosome 1, ASM3395843v1, whole genome shotgun sequence genomic window, ccAGGCGTTACTGAGGCAGTATTTATGGGCAGAGGTGACTGGACCCATGCCAACTAGACTATAAACTGGACTTTCAGTAAAGATCAGAAATGCCTGTTTGTAGAGTGTTTCTGGTTGATGAAGTTCCAGATAAAACCACTTTTACTGTGATGTCTTGTCCTCATATACTTAAAACTTTTTTggatgaaattttccatgcttggtCTTCCTAGTCTCAGCAAAATCTCTTCAGCTATTAAGGGAATGCAAAGTTTTACGAATATCTCTTCAACAGCACCACATTAAAAGCCATTGATCACAATTGGTATGGGTATAATTGTCAAGTGTGTGCTTTTCAAATTTATAAGGCACAGATAAATCTACTGAGTATGTTTGAAGTAAACTGCTAAAACCCTTAGTAGAGTTTAAAGGTGCTCTTTCCCCATTTGCTACCAACAGCTAGAGTCCTAACAAAtttgtggtcccttctggtcAATTTCATAGCCAGAGGGTTTTAAAATGGGTCAGTTTCATGGGTttcagatgggggctggggggcttgcAGAGttgttggtggggaggaggatccTCTCCAattgccaccctttcttctgtgctaCCTTCAGAGCCCAGCAGCTATCAAATCTGCTAGAGGAGGTTTGTAGGCTCTTCCCCGAGGTACTGGGAAATCCTAGCTGCTAGTCCAGGCCACTGCCAGATTGAGGCAAGGCCCCTAGGCAATTTGAAGTTCCCTGAAAAAATGATGCCCCAGCACTGGAAAAAGCACCTGCGCCTAAGTGCTGAGTGGGTTGCCTGAGCACGGGCAAGAGCCATGGAGGAAGAAGCCCTGAGCCTGGGTACCCCAGCTACCACTGCTGAAGAGCTGAAGCCTTGAGGTTGCTTGGACTGCTTCAAGTCCCAGCTGGAGTGGCAGGGGTCTGAAGCCTTGAGTGTGAGCTGCCTCAGTtggagtggagggatggggaggaagtccccagcctgggctggcctGAGCTGCAGTGATAGTGGCAAGGGACAGAAGCCCCGAGTACAAGCTGCCTcggctgcagctggtgggagtCGAAGCTCCCAGCTTCGTGCTTGGAATCAAGCCAAAGGCACCCAGAGGAAAGGGGCAGAAGACCCAGAACCAAGTGTCCCACTGCTCTTGCCACCAGGAGAGGAAGCCTGGAGCCCTGCTCCCAGGATGCTGTGGTGCAGAAGTTGTGGTGTACCTCTttgatttctgtgctgcctctggaGATGGGTTTGATCTCTCCATGAAGAGCTGCCATGTAGAGGAAGGACAATTTCTGTCTCTTCCCAATGTGGGCAGACTAGAAACTTGAAGGCCTGGGCTGTCAGCAGCAGGGGAGATTAGATTTCATAGGGAAGGGCTGATTTCTAGTCCATCTGACTGCACAAATTGGCTCATACTCAGTTCACGACTGCAAGGCACTGTTATGTCCTTTCCCTGTGGCAGCATATAGCATAAAATGAAGGCTCGGGTGAGAACGCCCCATCCCATGGTAATCTTCCTGGAGAATCAAATACAAAACCCCAGTTACAATTCTTAAAAGTCAACATTATTTCATTGCTGACTATTTAAGCAGGTAGAATGGAAAAGGTACCTGGAGTGAAGGCCTCCAAAAGTCAGTGCTGGAAGCTGCTGCAAAGAAAGAGGTActggaagagagaaaaagagtAAATAGCTGTGGTCTAAAGCAGAGTACATTTTTCCTACTGAACATGATAATAAgatactaaataaataaaaagtttagTTACGTCATCCTACGTTCTTCCCTTGATCTTTGTGTAAGTCTCCTCCTGACATTAATAGATTCCTTGTAGGTGGAGTGGAATATGAAGTTCTGAATGTATGTCATACCCCAAAGACCATTAAACATGAAATCGAACCCTTCCCTCCAAATGAGTTTGATAGCAAATGATTTGGTGCCACAAGCATGTTTATAGACAAAGACAAAAGACCAGTCAGTTTGATAGTAAAAATGATCTCACTAAGATATAAGCCAGAGatggggaccctgcaccccacaggccCTGCCAGGCAAGGGGAAGAAGCAGCCCTGTACATTGCTGTTCCCTCatctctcactctggctggggaaatGGTATCAAAGAAAATCTCCATTCCAGCATTCACTTGCAGGATCCAACCCCATCACCCTGGGAATAGAGGCCAGTGGGAGCAACAGGAGGCAGGACAGTGCAGAGCCACCTGTGCCAGGCAGGCACTTTAATCCACTGCCTTCTCCTTCCCATCCAGACTCCATAGCATGAGCCACCTTACCCCCTGCCTAAATGCTgcacctccactcccagcctgctccgatagccccctcctgcacactgaacccttcatttttggcccTACCTAAGCCTTGGGAGCTCCCCAAAATCCACTATCCCCAGGCTCCCAAaaaagttaatctggccctgtggAGAAGCTCTGAGCCTCTGCCctcctctcttcttcccttccccctcgcACCTACCCAATTCCCAAATGGGGCATGAGGGAAAATGACAAGTGTTTTTCTTGCatatcagcagcacagctgttttgttttcttctcactTGAACCCCACGGactttttctgaaaaaacagaagtgccactgAGTTCAAGGGGATTTAATTCAAAATTAAGTGTGCTATAAGCACAgtcttagactttttttttttttattggtaccttaatttaaatcaatgatttttttttttttttttgtgattttaaaattgccttgatttaaaatcaatccaccctgctaTTACATATAGAAGACATGCTGAATGCTTATCAGTGGGACAGAGTCAAATGCCAAGACAAATGTAAAAGAATGTTGGAAGAAATTTAACAACAAGATGGCTATAGATAACATCAGTCCAGGCTTCTCAGATGATATGCAGAAGTGCCTTAATGGAGTCTTGGAAAAATATCTGGCGTGTAGTTGTGAATGATTTATAGGGCTTTGTTGCTGATGAATTTCAGTGATGCAAGGTACAAGGTTGAAGAGCTGGCTAAAAATATTGGTTTTGAGCTGGTTGTTGAGGGAGATGTGGCTGAGCTGCTAGATTACCGTATGGAGGAACGCTCTTATGAGAATCTTCTGAAGTGAATAAGGAGTGCCATGAAGAGGAAGAGCCCATGGAAGAAAACGAAGAGCCCTGCCCCTGCATTCTCATGAAAGGCATGGCTGGTGTGTTGAAACTGTTAAATGGTTATCAATCAACTGAGCTTCCGCTCTCCACTTGAAGGGGAGAGTCTGCTTACCCAGAGCACAGAATGGATTGAAGATTTTTCTATACAGTATGTTCATTTTGTATGTTTCATATGCGTTTCTTATAATGAAACTGAATAAATGTTACAATGTTTTTGTAATGTAATATAAAATGTTTTTTGAAGTTATATTTCAGCACATTTGGTTTCATAAATATTAGGTCTAAAGAAAGCAAGCCCCACCTTTCTGTTACATCAAGTTATGCGAAATTCAACTTACGTGAGTCTTCCTAGGAGTGCCTGTACATGAAAGTTGGGTCTCTTATATAGAAGAGTATAAACAAATAATTGTATGAAATTTCAGTTTGCACTTATTTTGCTAATACTTTTTGTGAAGCCCATTGTAAAACGAGGCAAGTATCTAGATGTGTTGATGTACTGTCTGGAGATCTTTGTATGCCCATGGGCACTCTTGAGAACACTTTTTTTAATATCCTAGAGAATGCCGCCTCTTATCCTTATTCACAAATTGGGTGAGGAGTTTGCCATGACAAGTTGAAATAACACTTCATATTCCCCTTGTTTGACTCTAGTAGGATGTGTTGTGTCCCCAATTTCTTCAAAGCCAACGTAGAGTATTCATTTTCCCAAAAGTCTTGTAAGCCTACCACTGATAAGAGGCCTTTCATTTCAGCAATTTGCCAGATGTTATGTATTCTTTAACATTTTTAACATCTTCATGTTGTTTCTGATTTCAGGAAGATAAAGAAAATGCTAATAGACCTCCATGGAATCAACCAAGCAAGACTCTGGAAAAAAGCACTGATTCTTCAAAGAGTGAAACCTTGAAAACTACTGCCATATTGACAAACTCAAATGTAGGAACAAATTGCAATCCTGAAGATTTTGGTTCAACTATTAATGCTTCCCAAGATGAAGTAGTTGGAATAAAAACTTACCGTGTGTCATTTAGCCAGTCCTTCCTGCACAAAAGAAAcatcaaagagaagcagctgattgCAGATAAACAAAACTCTAATGCTAGCCTGCCAAAGAAACATGTGCCTGGTTCATACTGTGGCAAGGTTATCCCATCAAAGATAAATTCCTTCAGAAAAACACTAGAAAATGAGGATGCAAAGAGTTCTTTGGCAAACAAAAAACCTATCACCCCTGCCACCAAACCATCAGTGAGGTTATCATCCACTAGTGGCAACAATGCAGTCATAAATAATAATAGTGTCTCAAATTTAGCGAGTGCTGCTAAACCTGTGCATGCAACTTCTCTCCAGAAGAGATCACTTACAGGGGCTTCTCATAGCACCAATTCTAAGGCCATACAGAACAAAGAGAAACAAATAGTCAGAAATGTGTCTGTGCAAAGAAAACCTGATACAAGTGGGCCAACACAATCATTAAAGACAGCACCTCATAAAGCTAATGCCACTTCTGTTGCTGAGGCAAAGAGAACTGAGGTTCCATTCAGAGACGTCAGATCAGGAACTTCAGTCAAGTCTGTTTTAGTAACCTCTGGTACTAAGGCCACCCAGGATTCAAAAGCTGGCAACAGAAAATATGTTCCACCAAAAGAGACAGCAGATGAGAGAAGGTAACTAGATTAATCATATTCAGGGGGTTTTTAAGGGGACTTTTTCCCTTCATTAAGCAGATCTTAATAGACTTTTAGCCATTGGTTTATTGCTTTTGTGTCCACTTTTCTGTATATAAACTTTTGTCGTCTGGCCTGTGAGCTAGCTTTCCTGATTGAAAGCCATCAGACTCTAAAAGGGGGTGGGTAACCTTTTTTGGTTCacgggccactgacccacagaaaagtcagTCAGTGGCCAATGGGAATTATGAGTGGAGCTTGCATGCCAGTGCAGGGAACGGCGCAGAGCCCATAAGCCAAATGcagcccacacacagcctgcaatcCCTGGTGGCTAGACTATCTGCTTGCTGTACTGTGGGAAAGGTGCAGAGGGGGCGAGACTTACTGGCCAcaagttccccatccctgctctaaagAAACCAAGATTTAaaatgggtcagcaacctttctgatgtAGAGTACCAAAATAGGACCTTTTAACTTCTGTGTACAGTCTGAGTACTAGTGATACTCttaaaaagtcactaatagtcatacTTACAACATCTTCGTTAATTAATAAAGGTtcagaactttactgtttaggtgatggttggtagcatatattcatcttttgttaatccagaggcAGCATGAGTTTGAACAAGCTCCAGGCtgcttgggggaagaggggcagggctgaactcctgcctcatgtgccaatgaaaactggctcacatgccactcttggcacccagggttgggggggaggttgctgacccctgattcaaAACCAAGTACTACAATTCAAATATTCCTTGTAGAAGCATTTTAGGCTCTCAACTTGTCCTGCTTTCTTGCATTTTCTGCAGCATCTGAGGAATACGTATCAAGTGTCTCAGGTTGTCTTGTGTTGGGCGTGACAAACCTGATGCTGGTGTACTTGTACTCAAGCCACAAATATATAGCAACTTACAAAAATTAGTTTAGTACATGATGTATGTAGAAGTGAGTGTAGCATTTATTAAAACCTGTGTATAATAGAGGAGAACTAGATTGATTGAATCACTAATAGAATAGTGTTTCCCTCTTCTAGATCAGTGACCTGAATTCAGCCTAGGTAATTAGTGATATTTGTTACCAGCTAATGGCTGTCTGTCTGGTCAACATGAAAAGAACTGGTATTCTTGGTGCACTTATCTCCACAGATATCCTTAATTAGCAATAACTGGCAATTTCAGCTTAAAGCTAAAGTATTCAAATGGGGATAGAATCTGATCTCTACTCCTAAACTTAGGAAATGGCCCTTCTGGAATAACACCTCGGTCTGATGTGGTAGGAAGCGTGCATTGCCACTCCCCGTATTCTGTCTGTTCTGGAGATAGAGCAGTTTTGTCTTTAGGACTTAGTCTAGTACTCATAAGTATAAGCTTATCAGAAGTTCAGATGTTTGCTCTCAGCTTAAGAAGTCTTGTCATTAGATTAGTTCAGAGAGCTGCTTCCATGTGGGAAAAGCAGGCTTGGTGGTGGGTTTTTGGGTTTGTACCCTTAATGTTTTGCTGCTGTTGGATAAGGGAAGATAGAAGTGTCTCAACTTGCTGATCATAAACGTTTATAGCAGATGGAAGTTGTGGCATCAAGGGTTTCGAAGGTGCACATCCAGGCATAGGtgatagatcagggtgggcaataatttctgatAGGGAGGCTGTTACAAGAATTTGTCAAGTAGTCAAGAGGCATGCTCTTCTTTCGTTAATAGAGGAGtggagtctgggatggagattaGGTGGAGAAGGAAGCTGAGGGTAGGGGGTTGGAGTATAGGAGAAGGTGTGGGAGGTAGAcggaagtttgggtgaaggaatgGATTTGGGCCTGGATCAGGggagtgggatgcaggagagggtgcagagtctgggaggggacatgggggaTACGGCTTTAGGAAAGGATTCTGACCTagaggagggggttgtgatccAGAACCAGTACAGGTTGGGTGGGAAAAGAAtgtgtgccaggtgcaggctctggctgggaggcacttacctttTAGGcacctctctgcctgctgcactccaGCGCAGCACTCAactggccagctgcaggggccatatGCTTCTCTCCGTGTCACTCTCTCACTTTTGGGGGGGGGCCTCTGTGCACTGCAAGATTGTGTGGGAGCGGGGTCATATCTTAACTTTTGTATATGTGGTCAAGAATAAGCTATTCTACAACAGTTGCGAATATACTGATTTATTTAAATACAGAATTCGTCTGGCTGAATGGAAGGCAGCCAAAGGAAAAGTGACTAAGAGGCCTCCAACTACTGTGCTACAAGTAGTCCAGTCTGAGTCTCGGATATCACATACTCCAAAAGAACCAGCTGAGTCTTTCTGGGCTACCATAGCAGAAGAGGATGAGCAAGGATTATTCAGTGaaaatgtcaacaaaactcttgcaGAATGTCTACATTTAACAGAACAGGTATTAATTTAGTTGTATACTAATATCGTGATCCCGTGTGGCCTTAGTGCACGGAATGCCCCTTGACTTCAGTAGTGATTTTATGCTTGTAGGGTTCTTATGATTCAACCTCCAATAAACTACTACCTGATTTAGGAAGCAGGACTTTTATATAGGCACTAGTATTAAAGCGAAAGGAAATAATTCCATAGTCCATTGGTTGCTGCCTGAATTTATTGAACCTTCCTACAAATGATACCTAAGAAGTGATGTTACTAGAACTTGAAGAGAAATTATTTCCTGTTTCCTAACACTCCATACAGATAAACTTCATTTTGAAGATTAGATGGATGACTAACATGTCCTGATGAAATAGTGATTGTAGCACCTTCTATGATGATTCACACTGGGGTCACTAGAAAATACGTAGAAGCAAATACTACCTTCCAGTAACAAGTGCATAGTCTTCTGGGAATATATATTTGGTAGGATTCAATCTTCCTGTCAtcttgtgtaaaaaaaaaatttagggtTACCCTGGAGATGAAGTACGAGCCATGCTGGAAAAGTTGATTCAGAGTGTTCCAGATGCAAAAAAACTTGCAAAATACTGGGTGTGTTGCATGCGTCTTGAACAGATGGGCCCAATTGAAAAGATCATTGCGGTTTATGAGGAAGCTATTCTGGCAGGAGCACAGGTGAGAAGCAGCACCTTGGGGGTTGTTTTTGATGGTGTAAAGGATGTAGAAAATGGCTCTATTTATAAAAACTGCTATAGAGGGGTTGTCAACAGGTGAACCATGGGCCAAATCCAGACcaccagatgcttttgaacagaCCCCAAAATCTTTTTATATACTTTCtgttaatattatttttaaaactttctctGGAGTTTGGACCATGAACATACCTTgtccaaaaaaaaatcccaattctATATATTAAATCTGGCTTTTTCTTGTGAAAGGGAAAGGGGTAGCTCATTTATATTAACTATGCATATAAGCTGCATAAAATTCATAATATTTTGTGACTGTGAATCTCTTCTTATTTATGCTGCAGTGTCAGTAAACCAGTATTATATGCAGGGGGAGAGAAATGAACATCAAAATTACATCTAATTCTCAGCCTAGGAGGAATAATGGAAATACTGTAATTTGTAATATATGCAATATTGTTGGGGGGCTTCTGGATCCTGGAGCCAAGAGTGGGATGCAACTAGGGGATTTGGCATGGACAGGAGGCTGAGGTTGGGGCTACAGGAGTGGGTCTTCAGCCATGAAGAGGGTCTGGGAACTGAACAACAGCCGAGGGTGAggctgaggggcagcagcaggagtggagTCACAACCAGTCTACACTGGGGATTGGGGGTGGATCTATGTGCCGAGGATGGGGAAAGAAGGCACAGCTGTTTGATGCAAAGGGGCTTGGGTAATGTTTTCTCCCTGACTTTCCAGGGTCTGGCCTGAACTTTCCATGCCCCTCCCCTGACGGCACCTGGGTTTGCATGTGCTTTGGGGACCTCTGTCTTCAAAATAGTACAAAAGATTTAGGCTGAAAATTGACTAAACAGAATTCAATTTTCTATACAGACAATGAATTTCCCAAGAGCTCCACAACTCAATTTCCAAACAGGTCTATACCCCCATTCAAAAAGTTTAGGGGTTTGCAAATGCAAAAATGGTTGAGATCGACCATCTGAAGGGGCCATTTAATGTGAAGTATCCTGCTAAGGCTCCTCTAGTCATATGCCGAGAGGAGGTAGGGAGTTACAGATTGTAATAAGCCAAAAATCCACAAACTAAGCAGCACCAGACCCTGGCCGAACAACACATGCAAAACCTGTAGATACACCTCTACGGCTACAGTGATTGGGGTGGCCAATAACATGCTTTTCAAAGATCCATGTGTTCTACATGTGTCTATCGAAACATGGTGTACTTTATCCAAAGCACCACATTCTCCAATAATAACTGTTTAGTCACTGTCTGTCTGGTTTCACTAAGCTCTCAACTGAAGTCtcacaggaaaatgataaaaataaaaaccagagcATCTCTGCGCTTTTCACAAAGCTATCACAATGACACATTCTCATCCTCAAAGGCAATTGTGACATAAGGGGGATTCAAGGGAAGCCAGCTCAGGTAACTCCGCTATGGTGCCTTGAAAGAGATGGGACAGCAAATCCACAAAGTAGGTGCTGTTCCCAATATTTATATTCACCAAGACTACACCAAACAGCTTCTGTGTAACCTTATTAGTTAATCAGAAGTCCAAACCATGCAGTTCCCAT contains:
- the CKAP2 gene encoding cytoskeleton-associated protein 2, producing the protein MLDFIPTYPSEELQLGRAAEQRRQKVEEYLLRKKNISGLLIQKKQTDISINRSGKVASDKPRDKIKILKSAKQKMEDKENANRPPWNQPSKTLEKSTDSSKSETLKTTAILTNSNVGTNCNPEDFGSTINASQDEVVGIKTYRVSFSQSFLHKRNIKEKQLIADKQNSNASLPKKHVPGSYCGKVIPSKINSFRKTLENEDAKSSLANKKPITPATKPSVRLSSTSGNNAVINNNSVSNLASAAKPVHATSLQKRSLTGASHSTNSKAIQNKEKQIVRNVSVQRKPDTSGPTQSLKTAPHKANATSVAEAKRTEVPFRDVRSGTSVKSVLVTSGTKATQDSKAGNRKYVPPKETADERRIRLAEWKAAKGKVTKRPPTTVLQVVQSESRISHTPKEPAESFWATIAEEDEQGLFSENVNKTLAECLHLTEQGYPGDEVRAMLEKLIQSVPDAKKLAKYWVCCMRLEQMGPIEKIIAVYEEAILAGAQPKDELRRTVADIMKNSETLTKSVVEECVKEEVIGKEANSSLQNVEDVFQELNLNDEGKAEQISNEVIKKEETDSSLKPKPETLSKEGRKHRTKEQSKKSSDCKNEDATKEATLELKTPDKEKEGSYLIKYNLSTTPYLESVKKKMQCEANDSAVKDIKFLTPVRRSRRLQEKLCKLPNMLKDHDPCVSSLEQLGELGAMTNAFIYRQNSALQEPAIHLEEEEEQ